The Natronosalvus caseinilyticus genome includes a region encoding these proteins:
- a CDS encoding ParA family protein, with protein sequence MTQTAKIAVTNQKGGVGKTTVAINVAGALNARGRNVLFVDIDPQGNATEDLGMPEAYDKEPPSLFDCLTDAEKREYVTQIIQEHPEMDVLPSNIDMTAAEPELTLSRRGGEQLDILLEYVEDDYDYIIVDSPPNLGNLTDNALYATQNILIPALAESTSKRAFELLFDHVEMLELDYEIEISEVGVVANRIDVRKNQALEMVEWIDAAFDDVPVWRVRERADVQYALEEGVSLLEYNPESDMCDVFLDIADGLDSQFGFEETEVRA encoded by the coding sequence ATGACACAGACGGCAAAGATAGCAGTGACAAACCAAAAGGGTGGCGTCGGAAAGACGACCGTCGCGATCAACGTCGCCGGGGCACTCAACGCACGCGGGAGAAACGTACTGTTCGTCGACATCGATCCACAGGGTAACGCGACCGAGGATCTCGGAATGCCAGAGGCGTACGATAAGGAACCGCCGAGCCTGTTCGACTGTCTCACCGACGCGGAGAAGCGAGAATACGTCACCCAGATCATTCAAGAGCATCCCGAGATGGACGTCCTGCCGTCGAATATCGACATGACGGCTGCCGAACCCGAACTGACGCTCTCGAGGCGCGGTGGCGAACAACTCGATATCCTGCTCGAATACGTCGAGGACGACTACGATTACATCATTGTGGACTCGCCTCCAAACCTTGGGAATCTCACCGATAATGCGCTATACGCTACCCAGAATATTCTGATTCCGGCACTCGCCGAATCGACGAGTAAGCGCGCGTTCGAGCTCCTCTTCGATCACGTCGAGATGCTTGAGTTAGACTACGAGATCGAGATCAGCGAGGTCGGCGTCGTCGCGAACCGTATCGACGTGCGAAAGAACCAGGCACTAGAGATGGTCGAGTGGATCGATGCTGCGTTCGACGATGTTCCTGTGTGGCGCGTCCGTGAGCGAGCGGACGTCCAGTACGCGCTCGAGGAGGGCGTGTCCCTTCTCGAGTACAATCCAGAGAGCGATATGTGCGACGTCTTTTTGGATATCGCGGACGGTTTGGATAGCCAATTCGGTTTTGAAGAAACAGAGGTGCGAGCATGA
- a CDS encoding DUF7504 family protein codes for MRWPFLTAGRSLPSQPFDPDVERAATVLVPPAAAAMGADPFTISTLNDRIDPDSVDRILANFPTDSQSGVRIAIEVSWDGASVLVRDDGHIEEYPTDQSSDHREAAVTLKHDWQGRSSLLWSVSQAIATKSAKSPAEISELLRKWLDPDALDRLLQPLFDETERHDSRLFLSVDGHEAVIGPDGKIVVEPSLAALKRAGATLLVVGTVPEQELDRAAATLLGDPDAARAPVFIHHGQDLETARRRLSMTGLAASNATALVDQSTARAGTAAASDGPNTDGGHGLTIVPVSGGIKAFPDIVHETISAINPSVPGELRVSVDSVRAMLGSSDLKQTSGVLKEISHMVHDHNGVGHFLLPIEADSDEVEALAPIFDAVVELRMGDVGIEQQWRLTATGYETPWFSLG; via the coding sequence ATGCGTTGGCCGTTTTTGACCGCTGGGCGGTCACTCCCGTCGCAGCCCTTTGACCCTGACGTAGAACGTGCAGCCACTGTGCTCGTCCCGCCAGCTGCGGCGGCAATGGGAGCTGATCCATTCACCATATCTACATTGAACGATCGGATCGACCCGGATAGTGTTGATCGTATTCTCGCAAACTTTCCAACCGATTCGCAGTCGGGTGTTCGAATAGCAATCGAGGTGTCGTGGGACGGTGCCTCCGTGTTAGTTCGTGATGATGGACACATAGAAGAATACCCGACCGATCAATCGTCGGACCACAGAGAAGCTGCGGTAACGCTCAAGCATGACTGGCAGGGGAGGAGTTCCCTCCTCTGGTCGGTTAGTCAGGCAATCGCGACCAAATCGGCTAAGTCCCCAGCTGAGATCAGTGAGCTGCTTCGGAAGTGGCTTGATCCGGACGCCCTCGATCGCCTTCTTCAACCACTTTTCGATGAAACAGAGCGTCACGACAGTCGTCTTTTCCTCTCGGTCGATGGACACGAGGCCGTGATCGGTCCTGATGGGAAGATCGTTGTCGAGCCATCACTCGCAGCCCTCAAGCGGGCAGGGGCGACACTCCTCGTTGTTGGTACCGTTCCTGAACAGGAGTTGGACCGAGCCGCTGCGACGTTGCTCGGCGACCCTGATGCTGCTCGCGCTCCCGTGTTCATCCACCATGGACAAGATCTCGAGACCGCCCGCCGTCGCCTGTCGATGACGGGTCTGGCTGCGTCAAATGCCACGGCCTTAGTTGATCAATCAACTGCGAGGGCAGGAACAGCAGCAGCCTCTGACGGGCCCAATACCGATGGCGGTCACGGGCTGACGATTGTCCCAGTTTCGGGCGGAATAAAAGCCTTTCCTGATATTGTTCACGAAACCATTTCGGCGATTAACCCAAGCGTGCCAGGAGAACTGAGAGTTAGCGTTGATTCCGTCCGCGCCATGCTCGGTTCAAGTGACCTCAAGCAAACCAGCGGGGTTCTCAAAGAGATCAGTCATATGGTTCATGATCACAACGGAGTAGGCCACTTCCTGCTCCCGATCGAGGCAGACAGCGACGAAGTTGAAGCGCTCGCACCGATATTCGATGCGGTCGTCGAACTTCGTATGGGTGACGTCGGCATTGAGCAGCAGTGGCGGCTCACAGCGACCGGGTATGAGACGCCCTGGTTCTCTCTTGGATGA
- a CDS encoding DUF7344 domain-containing protein yields MDNDRGGSPSASDETRRQLDKLLAVLSNQRRRDLLYHLLAVEVTDVETLAIEMSAEIESVPTTEVSNEIREQMQINLVHTDLPKLVEIGAIEFDRRTGDIRSRNFSPLLDQIVETCQNIEIDG; encoded by the coding sequence ATGGATAACGATAGAGGAGGTTCACCATCCGCGAGTGATGAAACCCGCCGTCAGCTCGACAAACTCCTCGCCGTTCTCTCCAACCAACGTAGGCGAGATCTCCTTTATCATCTTCTCGCGGTCGAAGTTACCGATGTAGAGACTCTTGCGATAGAAATGTCAGCAGAAATTGAGAGCGTCCCGACCACCGAAGTCTCCAACGAGATTCGAGAACAGATGCAAATAAACTTGGTTCATACTGATCTTCCGAAACTAGTTGAGATCGGCGCCATCGAGTTTGATCGGCGGACTGGTGATATTCGCAGCCGAAACTTTTCGCCACTACTCGACCAGATCGTGGAAACTTGTCAGAATATCGAAATAGATGGCTAA
- a CDS encoding DUF7503 family protein: protein MAENSSLTATLADNPRLMGVLFTICLLLSQAGTVAAGNGSTIG, encoded by the coding sequence ATGGCAGAAAACAGTTCTCTCACCGCAACTCTAGCCGATAACCCACGACTAATGGGCGTATTGTTTACGATATGCCTCCTCCTGTCCCAGGCAGGCACCGTAGCCGCCGGCAACGGGTCCACTATCGGCTAA
- a CDS encoding tyrosine-type recombinase/integrase — protein sequence MEPDEGDATPGETPVETAIQQYLDSVEAGNSRKNFASTLATWRTWLREERGVTNLEDLNVLDCRRYARHLKKRARDGDLKASTATTYYAYVRAFLTFCVADELLDTNPAKAKRATDELPEDLGDADRQFWREKERQAIMRYVDDRVDHALDEEADVSRERAFRDRAVVYLLGLSGVRGAEVFAEPSDDKRNGITWGDVQLNAGAVRVLGKSREYEYAQLPERAATTLERYRTVLDPPTDEWPVFPSGHAPSKYRAVREQLAHEGISDGEIETILERNDIDTVLREYEVIPPALSTNSARNLMKRLCDSADLDVDGDYLKPHGARRGLGHELYASGHAELAQSALRHASIETTHESYSDIQAAETAKQVDDLLKD from the coding sequence ATGGAACCCGACGAGGGCGACGCTACACCCGGGGAAACACCGGTCGAGACGGCGATCCAGCAGTACCTCGACAGCGTCGAGGCTGGCAACTCCCGGAAGAACTTCGCGTCGACCCTCGCGACGTGGCGCACCTGGCTGCGCGAGGAGCGCGGTGTGACGAACCTCGAGGATCTGAACGTCCTCGATTGCCGCCGATACGCACGGCACCTCAAGAAACGGGCCCGCGACGGCGATCTAAAAGCGAGTACCGCAACTACCTACTACGCGTACGTCCGCGCATTCCTCACGTTCTGTGTCGCCGACGAACTCCTCGATACGAATCCGGCGAAGGCCAAGCGCGCCACCGACGAGCTCCCCGAGGACCTCGGTGACGCCGACCGGCAGTTCTGGCGGGAAAAGGAGCGGCAGGCGATCATGCGCTACGTCGACGATCGTGTCGACCACGCTCTTGACGAAGAAGCGGACGTGAGTCGTGAGCGGGCCTTTCGCGACCGAGCAGTCGTCTATCTCCTGGGACTCTCTGGTGTTCGCGGCGCGGAGGTGTTCGCTGAACCCTCAGACGACAAGCGGAACGGCATCACCTGGGGAGACGTCCAACTCAACGCCGGCGCTGTCCGCGTCCTCGGGAAGTCACGAGAATACGAGTATGCCCAGCTTCCCGAGCGGGCCGCAACGACATTAGAGCGGTACAGGACTGTCCTAGATCCCCCAACCGATGAATGGCCGGTCTTTCCCAGTGGACACGCCCCGTCGAAATATCGCGCCGTTCGCGAGCAGCTGGCCCACGAGGGAATTTCGGACGGCGAGATCGAGACCATCCTCGAACGCAACGATATCGATACAGTGCTCCGAGAATATGAGGTCATTCCACCAGCGCTATCGACGAACAGTGCTCGCAACTTGATGAAGCGGCTGTGTGATAGTGCTGACCTCGATGTCGACGGTGACTACCTGAAGCCACACGGTGCCCGTCGAGGGCTTGGTCACGAGCTCTACGCGAGCGGCCACGCCGAACTCGCCCAATCAGCACTCCGACACGCGAGCATCGAGACGACCCACGAGTCGTACTCCGACATCCAAGCAGCTGAAACCGCGAAGCAAGTCGACGATCTCCTCAAGGACTGA